A single Phycisphaeraceae bacterium DNA region contains:
- the metK gene encoding methionine adenosyltransferase, with protein MALHLFTSESVSMGHPDKVADQISDAILDAMLAGDPKSRVACETLCSTGMVVVAGEVTTSTYVDIPELVRDTIKDIGYTSGDMAFDYESCSVLTSIKRQSPDIARGVDTDGAGDQGMMFGFACRETPELMPLPIQLAHRLVEQQAHVRREGLIPGLRPDAKSQVTIEYDGLKPVRVDTVVLSTQHDKTWNERQDVLKREIVEHVFKPVLGNWWNHGIKIHVNPTGRFEIGGPHGDTGLTGRKIIVDTYGGRGRHGGGAFSGKDPTKVDRSAAYMARYIAKNIVAAGLADVCEVQISYAIGVAEPTSVYVDCQGTEKADPAKIADAVRKVFPMTPRGIIEALGLRKPIYKATARHGHFGRKPHGDLFTWEKTDKVDALKAAVG; from the coding sequence ATGGCCCTTCACTTGTTCACGTCAGAGTCCGTCTCGATGGGGCACCCCGACAAGGTCGCCGACCAGATCTCCGACGCCATTCTCGACGCCATGCTGGCCGGCGACCCCAAGTCCCGCGTCGCCTGCGAAACGCTCTGCTCCACCGGCATGGTCGTCGTCGCCGGCGAAGTGACCACCAGCACCTACGTCGACATCCCCGAACTCGTCCGCGACACCATCAAGGACATCGGCTACACCTCCGGCGACATGGCCTTCGACTACGAGTCCTGCTCCGTCCTGACCTCGATCAAGCGCCAATCCCCCGACATCGCCCGCGGCGTCGATACCGACGGCGCCGGCGACCAGGGCATGATGTTCGGCTTCGCCTGCCGCGAAACTCCCGAGCTGATGCCCCTGCCGATCCAGCTCGCCCACCGCCTCGTCGAGCAGCAGGCCCACGTCCGGCGCGAAGGGCTCATCCCCGGCCTTCGCCCCGACGCCAAGAGCCAGGTGACCATCGAGTACGACGGCCTCAAGCCCGTCCGCGTCGACACCGTCGTCCTCTCGACCCAGCACGACAAGACCTGGAACGAGCGGCAGGATGTCCTCAAGCGGGAGATCGTCGAGCACGTCTTCAAGCCCGTCCTCGGCAACTGGTGGAACCACGGCATCAAGATCCACGTCAACCCCACCGGCCGCTTCGAGATCGGCGGTCCCCACGGCGACACCGGCCTTACCGGCCGCAAGATCATCGTCGACACCTACGGCGGCCGCGGCCGCCACGGCGGCGGCGCCTTCTCGGGCAAGGACCCCACCAAGGTCGACCGCTCCGCCGCGTACATGGCCCGCTACATCGCCAAGAACATCGTCGCCGCCGGCCTCGCCGATGTCTGCGAGGTCCAGATCTCCTACGCCATCGGCGTCGCCGAGCCCACCAGCGTCTACGTTGACTGCCAGGGCACCGAGAAGGCCGATCCCGCCAAGATCGCCGACGCGGTCCGCAAGGTCTTCCCCATGACGCCGCGCGGCATCATCGAAGCCCTCGGCCTGCGCAAGCCCATCTACAAGGCCACCGCCCGGCACGGCCACTTCGGCCGCAAGCCCCACGGCGACCTCTTCACCTGGGAAAAGACCGACAAGGTCGACGCCCTCAAAGCCGCCGTCGGTTGA